The sequence TCTGAGAAAACAGCCACTGCGAActcttggagcacagttctactctgacacacactggttgccactgagttgaaactgatttgatggaaactggtttttcttggttttagttatacattttttttttttttaatttaggtcttGTTCAGGACATGATGTAGGCAAAAATTATTGTATATTGAGTGGTACAGGAGTTTTGAATTTGCAGTTACATACAACTTCACCCTATCATAATAATATGAATGATTTGGATATTGTTATCTAGCTTTTAGTTTTTTATGTAATGATATTtaggaaaatatacaaaaaataatgaaaatccaTTGACTCCCCAAGGACAGGACAAATGAGGACCTCAAAAATCTGCAAGCTGCCCAGGCCACATTGAAGCTGTCTAGAAAGCCTACTGTAAGAGCAGTAGAGAAGCCAGGAAAAGGAGTTAATTTCTTACCATAGAAAACCACTCCTCACTATAAACCTCTATATAATACCAGCCTCATATTTCGTGCACTTTATGTGAAATACAGAAACTATACTTTTTATATATAACTGAATACTATTCAAGGTCCAGTTCTGGTGGTATCTGAATTTCCCAAGGAAAAATTAAGTACCCCAACTCTTGCCTACTTACAGCACAGGTACGAATCCTACTCTTTAGTCCTTATTTCATTCTTCCCTTAGAGTGGTCCACACATCTACCTCCACCAGTTAAGTATACTATAGCCTCCAGGAGGTGTTTGTCTTTGCAAACCCAATGTGGCCTTGTCTCTAACAGGCTTTCAGCAAACATTTCTCAAGTAAAAGTTGTTACTTCTTTCTAAAAACAACTTAGGAGCCCCATATTTGCATATCTCCATTTCTGTTCCTCAACTGTGATTTATTAAAAGATTAGGCAAATAAATGTATACCCAttatatacccactgccatcgagtcaattccgaatcatagcgaccctatagggcagagtagaactgccccacagagtttccaaagggtgcccggtggattcgaaccgcgaatcctttggtttgcagctttagcccttaaccactaggccaccagggaaTAAATGTATACACGCCATAAAACTGATTGACTAATTTTAAAATagtaagttttgtttttcttttttccagttacTGTTCCAGATAAGAATACTTTCTGAGTTGCAATAAAACAAAAACGCAACcatagcaaaatccaaaactttAATAGTTTTCAAAACTTAACTATACtaatgaaataaattatatttagacCACCTTCAGTATTTGTACATCATCTTTATACAACTATAACAGTGCTTTCAAAAGAAATTGTGTAAAAGACATTAATTTCACAATTGAAACGTAtttagaaaacaagggaaacgTTAGAAAACATTGAGTCTGAACTATATCTCATAACGCTGAGAGTTACGCTGTTATTTATCAAATTAACTGTATTTGTATTCAAAATAACATGGCTCTTAACTAATGACAATTATTTCTTGTCCACTTCAGTGATTTCTTGGATCCAAAACAAAATCTGTGTAtttatttctttgaaaacatcattgGTTGACCGTCCTTTCACTGCCATGGAATGATTTGCCTTCTCAATCCAGTGGATTTTATTAGGAGCTTGCATTTTCTGCGCCACTCTCTCCAACAAgttctaaagaaaaaaacaacagggTACTAGACTAATGCTTTATTGGTGTTTAATAGAAGATCCTCCCTCCCTTACCTGTGCTGGCATTCATTCACCACGTATTTATTACATACCTACTCTACAGACAATTTTCTAGGCAATGGAATGTGCAAAGAAACGTCCACAAAAGTGATTGTCTACTTCTCTCAGAGAGAGTAATTCCACAGAACAGATTATTATTGATGACAAGAAGTTCAGTAAACTGgaacaaaaaaaatcttccaaaaaAGTACTTTTTCCAAGGAAAATAGATGCTCTggcaaatatgcaggtgtctcaTAATACTGAGCTAATATTTAGTAATGTGTACTAGTCTTTCTAAAGATTCAATTTTATAATGAATTGAATAATTTGTGGGAATATTGAAATGAAAAACCCTAGAAATTCCCAAATAAGAATTCAAATATTCATCTTTCATTTCCCAAATAGGGGTTAATCCATTTGCCAACTCTCTTTCCAGGGAGGTGAATTTAGTCAGTGTGCTTATATTTTTAAGTTCTCCAACTAAGGTACAAAACTAGCATTAATTACACCTTTTTAAAGAGACTGGATGTTGTGCGTAATATCTTGCTCCCAAgatctctctctcattctctttctcATTCACACAGACACTGAACTGTAATTCACCTTTTCACACATTTCATCTGCTGAGCCTGACACAAACAGTACAGGATCTTTTATACGAAAGAGGTCTTCATCTCTGAGTTTATGCTGCTGCTTTGGATGGTGCAGGGGATAAGAAATACAAATGAGACCTCGAACAAAGTCATCAGCATCATCTGGCTCAATATGACACATTACAGAAGCAGCTGCTCTTGAGCCCATTGAACGACCTAAAATCAATTAAAATTAAGTTGAATTTGAAATATAAACATTCATATAAAATAATGGTGATGGTGTGGCAAGTCTAATTTTATTTCATGTTCATCTGCCATATTTATATATCAACAAATCATTTAACTCCAAAAATGTGGCAATTAACAAGCTGCAATACCCACAATGGACATCTATTGCCTC comes from Elephas maximus indicus isolate mEleMax1 chromosome 23, mEleMax1 primary haplotype, whole genome shotgun sequence and encodes:
- the TEX30 gene encoding testis-expressed protein 30 isoform X2; protein product: MNLPHLMSLASHLASHGFFCLRFTCKGLNIVHRIKAYKSVLNYLKTSGEYKLAGVFLGGRSMGSRAAASVMCHIEPDDADDFVRGLICISYPLHHPKQQHKLRDEDLFRIKDPVLFVSGSADEMCEKNLLERVAQKMQAPNKIHWIEKANHSMAVKGRSTNDVFKEINTQILFWIQEITEVDKK
- the TEX30 gene encoding testis-expressed protein 30 isoform X1, which encodes MSHTEVKLKIPFGNKLLDAVCLVPNKSLTYGVILTHGASGDMNLPHLMSLASHLASHGFFCLRFTCKGLNIVHRIKAYKSVLNYLKTSGEYKLAGVFLGGRSMGSRAAASVMCHIEPDDADDFVRGLICISYPLHHPKQQHKLRDEDLFRIKDPVLFVSGSADEMCEKNLLERVAQKMQAPNKIHWIEKANHSMAVKGRSTNDVFKEINTQILFWIQEITEVDKK